The following proteins are encoded in a genomic region of Ignavibacteria bacterium:
- the hypD gene encoding hydrogenase formation protein HypD: MKYIDEYRDAKCAKQFSQKIFDITTRAWSLMEICGGQTHAIVKFGIDELLPKKISLVHGPGCPVCVTPVELIEKAITIASRNDVIFCSFGDMLRVPGKKMDLFSVKANGGDVRIVYSPMDAVKIAMENPAQYIVFFAVGFETTAPANAMAVFDAKKKNVANFSMLVSHVLVPPAMEAILSSSQNTVQGFLAAGHVCTVMGFEEYIPLAKKYHVPIVVTGFEPLDILQGIYLCIKQLEERRAEVENQYARSVRRTGNIPAQELVREVFEIVHRKWRGIGEIPSSGLGLKKEYEMFDAEKIFELENIVVQESEHCIAGLVLQGIKKPKECSVFGTLCTPEHPLGAPMVSSEGACAAYFQYRRIAL; this comes from the coding sequence ATGAAATACATTGACGAATACCGCGACGCAAAATGCGCGAAACAATTTTCTCAAAAAATTTTTGACATAACAACGCGCGCATGGTCGCTGATGGAAATTTGCGGTGGTCAAACACACGCGATTGTGAAATTCGGTATTGATGAATTGCTTCCGAAAAAAATTTCTCTCGTTCATGGTCCCGGTTGTCCCGTATGCGTTACTCCCGTTGAATTGATAGAAAAAGCAATCACCATCGCATCGCGAAACGATGTCATCTTTTGTTCCTTCGGCGATATGCTGCGTGTTCCCGGAAAAAAAATGGATTTATTTTCCGTGAAAGCGAATGGCGGTGATGTACGCATTGTGTATTCGCCAATGGATGCTGTAAAAATTGCAATGGAAAATCCTGCACAGTACATAGTTTTTTTTGCTGTAGGGTTTGAAACAACCGCTCCCGCAAATGCGATGGCAGTGTTTGACGCGAAAAAGAAGAATGTTGCTAACTTTTCAATGCTGGTTTCGCACGTGCTCGTTCCTCCTGCGATGGAAGCAATTTTATCATCGTCGCAGAATACGGTTCAGGGATTTCTTGCGGCGGGACACGTATGCACGGTGATGGGATTTGAAGAATATATTCCACTTGCAAAAAAATATCACGTTCCAATTGTTGTAACGGGATTTGAACCGCTTGATATTCTTCAAGGAATTTATTTGTGCATTAAGCAATTGGAAGAACGCCGCGCGGAAGTGGAAAATCAATATGCGCGTTCTGTGAGAAGAACAGGAAATATTCCGGCGCAGGAATTAGTTCGCGAAGTTTTTGAAATTGTTCATCGCAAGTGGCGCGGCATTGGTGAAATTCCTTCCAGTGGATTAGGATTGAAAAAAGAATATGAAATGTTCGACGCAGAAAAAATATTTGAACTCGAAAATATTGTTGTGCAAGAAAGTGAACATTGCATCGCAGGATTAGTTTTGCAAGGTATTAAAAAACCGAAGGAATGTTCAGTATTCGGAACATTATGCACGCCGGAACATCCGCTTGGTGCGCCGAT